From a single Nicotiana tabacum cultivar K326 chromosome 8, ASM71507v2, whole genome shotgun sequence genomic region:
- the LOC107808903 gene encoding agamous-like MADS-box protein AGL62, whose amino-acid sequence MVSKKTKGRQKIAIKKIENKDDRFATFSKRRTGLYKKASNLVSQCDADIGIVLSSPAGKPFSFFHPTIDVVIARFQNPDMQLSEINRLVAAYARNKVNYLNSRLEEFDTREDAATVQTRFYDQMSKTRQSDWWESIEQLNACEMIMFEAWLDNAMFNLNNHLNQLEIGASSSSPNYF is encoded by the coding sequence ATGGTGAGCAAGAAGACTAAAGGGCGTCAAAAGATagcaataaaaaaaatagaaaacaaagacGACCGCTTTGCCACATTCTCAAAGCGTCGTACGGGCTTATACAAAAAGGCCAGCAACCTTGTTTCCCAATGTGATGCTGATATTGGAATCGTACTTTCTTCCCCTGCCGGtaagcctttctcattttttcACCCTACAATTGATGTTGTTATTGCTCGTTTTCAGAATCCTGATATGCAATTAAGTGAGATTAATCGCCTAGTTGCGGCTTATGCTCGAAACAAAGTGAACTATCTTAATAGTAGGCTTGAAGAGTTTGATACCAGAGAAGACGCTGCAACTGTTCAAACACGTTTCTATGACCAAATGTCAAAAACTAGACAAAGTGATTGGTGGGAGTCAATTGAGCAGCTCAATGCATGTGAAATGATAATGTTTGAAGCGTGGTTAGACAATGCTATGTTTAATTTGAACAATCATTTGAATCAATTGGAAATTGGAGCTTCATCCTCATCACCAAACTACTTCTAA
- the LOC107808905 gene encoding transmembrane emp24 domain-containing protein p24beta2-like: MGIGSWENMSRVALFLLVMCFQGIYGIRFVIEREECLSHNVHLEGDTIHVSFVVIKADTPWHSASEGAVDLLIKGPSGEQIHNFPDKTSEKYEFVAHRKGVYKFCFTNKSPYHETLDFDVHVVHYTYFDQHAKDEHFDPLLEQISKLEAALYNIQFEQHWLEAQTERQALVNEGMSQRAITKAILESVTLVGVSFLQVFLLQRLFEQKVRTIRV; the protein is encoded by the exons ATGGGAATTGGGTCATGGGAAAACATGTCAAGAGTGGCACTGTTTCTCTTAGTGATGTGTTTTCAGGGAATTTATGGGATTAGATTTGTGATAGAGAGAGAAGAGTGTTTGTCTCACAATGTTCACTTGGAAGGTGACACTATTCATGTCTCCTTTGTTGTCATTAAAGCTGACACTCCTTGGCATTCTGCTAGTGAGGGTGCTGTTGATCTTTTG ATTAAGGGGCCTTCTGGAGAGCAGATTCACAACTTTCCCGACAAGACTAGTGAGAAGTATGAGTTTGTCGCTCACAGAAAAGGCGTTTACAAGTTTTGCTTCACAAATAAATCGCCTTATCATGAAACCTTGGATTTCGACGTGCATGTTGTCCATTATACATACTTTGATCAGCATGCAAAGGATG AGCATTTTGATCCATTGCTGGAACAGATATCAAAGTTAGAAGCAGCTCTTTACAACATACAGTTTGAACAGCATTGGCTTGAAGCACAGACTGAACGCCAGGCATTAG TCAATGAAGGTATGAGCCAAAGAGCAATCACCAAAGCCATTCTTGAATCAGTTACGCTTGTTGGTGTCAGCTTTCTTCAGGTCTTCCTCCTCCAACGCCTTTTTGAACAGAAGGTTCGGACTATAAGAGTTTAG